A genomic segment from Nitratiruptor sp. YY08-10 encodes:
- a CDS encoding ABC transporter permease, with protein MEQVFFYLGYPFVQFFRMLEKFGTFILFQIKILPLFFKPPYRVKETLQQMDIIGVGSLFVIALTAIFTGLVEAIQLYHGFHKFSAEEFMGYTIFVSISKELGPVFGALMLVSRAVSAMTAELGTMRVTEQIDAIDTLAVDSKKYLIVPRVIATTLSTPILVIVFVFLGNIAAYLISVYALGVNPTSYKNTITTYLEFSDIGTGIIKAFVFGYLISIIGTYIGYFTRGGARGVGLSTTKSVVYAAMTVFVANYFLSTLFLYLDW; from the coding sequence ATGGAGCAGGTTTTTTTCTATCTTGGTTATCCGTTCGTTCAGTTTTTTAGAATGCTTGAGAAATTTGGCACTTTTATACTTTTTCAGATAAAGATATTGCCGCTCTTTTTCAAGCCGCCCTATAGAGTCAAAGAGACATTGCAGCAGATGGACATTATTGGTGTAGGTTCCCTTTTTGTCATTGCTTTGACAGCGATTTTTACTGGACTTGTTGAAGCGATTCAACTCTATCATGGATTTCATAAATTTAGTGCTGAGGAGTTTATGGGATATACCATATTTGTCTCTATTTCCAAAGAACTTGGGCCGGTGTTTGGGGCTTTGATGCTGGTGTCACGCGCGGTGAGTGCCATGACGGCCGAACTAGGAACGATGCGGGTAACAGAGCAGATCGATGCTATCGATACGTTGGCGGTGGATAGTAAAAAATATCTTATTGTTCCCAGGGTGATAGCCACGACATTGTCTACACCTATTTTGGTAATCGTTTTTGTTTTCTTGGGAAATATTGCAGCTTATCTGATCTCTGTATACGCTCTTGGCGTCAATCCTACATCGTATAAAAACACTATCACTACGTATCTGGAATTTAGCGATATTGGTACAGGAATCATCAAAGCTTTTGTTTTTGGATACCTTATCAGTATCATTGGAACGTATATCGGATATTTTACGAGAGGTGGCGCAAGAGGAGTAGGCCTTTCGACAACAAAATCCGTTGTCTATGCGGCGATGACCGTTTTTGTAGCCAACTATTTTCTCTCTACGCTCTTTTTATACCTGGACTGGTAA
- a CDS encoding arsenate reductase family protein translates to MKVYGIKTCGSVKKALKFFNDNGIEYEFVDFKKSPVGCEKIDEWIKKVGINTLFNTRGTKYRQLKLKELNLDDAGKREWLCKENLLIKRPVIELNNGDVIVGFDEELYNKVFHGA, encoded by the coding sequence ATGAAGGTATATGGCATAAAAACGTGCGGAAGTGTCAAAAAAGCACTCAAGTTTTTCAATGACAACGGTATCGAATATGAGTTTGTCGATTTTAAAAAGAGTCCGGTAGGATGCGAGAAGATAGATGAATGGATCAAGAAAGTAGGAATTAATACACTGTTCAATACCAGAGGGACCAAATATCGACAATTAAAATTAAAAGAACTAAATTTGGATGATGCAGGAAAGAGAGAGTGGCTTTGTAAAGAGAATCTTTTGATCAAACGACCTGTTATTGAGTTGAATAATGGTGATGTGATTGTTGGATTTGATGAGGAGCTGTATAACAAGGTGTTCCATGGAGCTTAG
- the ftsY gene encoding signal recognition particle-docking protein FtsY, producing the protein MFGFIKKALKKTVENIEEHTPKKKYATPEEIEEILIEADVEYDLVEKIVNSLPNKVNRVALKNELLFLFKPAPVKEANVKPFVELILGVNGAGKTTTIAKLAYRYKQEGKSVILGAADTFRAAAIEQLTKWAHKLDVPIVATKQGHDPSAVAFDTIQKAKSKGIDHVLIDTAGRLHTQSNLAEELKKIVRVCSKAMEGAPHRKLLILDGTQGNSAINQAKAFHEMVGVDGIIVTKLDGTAKGGALLSISHEMALPILYVGTGEKMEDLTPFDPNEYVDTILDAIFV; encoded by the coding sequence ATGTTTGGTTTTATCAAAAAAGCGCTGAAAAAAACAGTTGAAAATATAGAAGAGCACACGCCCAAGAAAAAATATGCCACTCCTGAAGAGATTGAAGAGATCTTGATCGAAGCGGATGTGGAGTATGATCTTGTTGAAAAGATTGTCAACTCTTTGCCGAACAAAGTCAATAGAGTTGCACTCAAAAATGAACTTCTTTTTCTATTCAAACCAGCTCCTGTAAAAGAAGCAAACGTCAAACCTTTTGTTGAACTGATTTTGGGTGTCAATGGTGCCGGAAAAACAACGACCATCGCGAAGCTCGCATACCGATACAAACAAGAAGGAAAAAGCGTCATTTTGGGGGCAGCCGATACGTTCAGGGCAGCAGCCATTGAACAATTGACAAAATGGGCTCATAAACTTGATGTCCCCATTGTCGCTACAAAGCAGGGTCATGACCCCTCAGCAGTTGCATTCGATACGATTCAAAAAGCAAAATCGAAAGGAATCGATCACGTACTTATAGATACTGCTGGAAGATTGCACACACAATCAAATCTGGCCGAAGAGTTGAAAAAAATTGTACGTGTTTGCTCGAAAGCAATGGAAGGTGCTCCCCATAGAAAATTATTGATTCTTGACGGGACTCAGGGCAATTCTGCTATCAACCAGGCAAAAGCGTTTCACGAAATGGTAGGGGTAGACGGCATTATCGTCACTAAACTTGACGGTACGGCCAAAGGAGGAGCGCTGTTGAGCATATCTCATGAGATGGCTTTACCGATTCTATATGTAGGCACGGGCGAAAAAATGGAAGATTTGACTCCATTTGATCCAAATGAATATGTGGATACGATACTCGATGCAATATTTGTCTAA
- a CDS encoding TIGR01458 family HAD-type hydrolase, whose amino-acid sequence MKKGILLDIGGVLYEGESPIKGAKEALCSLRKHYTIRFVSNTSRVSPKNLLKKLRNMGFEIYEEELFTALSAAKLFLKSQNAKAYVIATDEAKNYFDDLDGTMQYVLVCDAYKNFTYDALNEGFRYLESGAGFIATNMNRYFKDEDGLSLDAGGFVQCLEYASDKKAKILGKPNCEFFALALESMGLKKDEVIMVGDDIESDILGAKACWITTVMVQTGKYKEKDLLKGRPDFLIESIADLPKLMEEI is encoded by the coding sequence ATGAAAAAAGGAATACTTCTTGATATTGGAGGTGTACTGTATGAAGGAGAGAGTCCGATAAAGGGAGCTAAAGAGGCTCTTTGTTCACTTCGCAAACACTATACTATACGGTTTGTATCAAACACGAGTCGAGTATCGCCAAAAAATCTATTAAAAAAACTACGTAATATGGGATTTGAGATTTACGAAGAGGAACTTTTTACCGCTTTGAGCGCAGCAAAGCTTTTTCTGAAAAGCCAGAATGCTAAAGCGTATGTGATAGCGACCGATGAAGCGAAAAACTATTTTGATGATTTAGATGGTACGATGCAATATGTTCTCGTATGCGATGCCTATAAAAACTTTACATATGACGCACTGAATGAGGGATTTCGCTATCTTGAATCTGGAGCCGGATTCATAGCAACTAATATGAACAGGTATTTTAAAGATGAAGATGGTTTGAGTCTTGATGCCGGTGGTTTTGTACAATGTTTGGAATATGCGAGCGACAAAAAGGCAAAAATTTTGGGAAAACCAAATTGTGAATTTTTTGCCTTGGCACTTGAAAGTATGGGATTGAAAAAAGATGAGGTAATAATGGTTGGAGACGATATAGAAAGTGACATTTTAGGTGCGAAAGCTTGTTGGATTACTACGGTCATGGTCCAAACAGGAAAATATAAAGAAAAAGACCTGTTGAAAGGACGCCCTGATTTTTTGATAGAATCTATTGCAGATTTACCAAAACTCATGGAGGAGATTTGA
- a CDS encoding ferritin-like domain-containing protein, producing MEFFQTLEAIIQISDPYEKMEQFKRFYTLFQNGSIPMNHEQKSIMFHEPSFRGFCEIVDPQKVPRRSRFGTAEGRAILLHAIAHIEYSAIDLALDAAYRFKNLPKQFYKDWLQVADDECRHFLMIDSLLKELGYRYGDFPVHQGLFDAGKASQTLIDRMAVVPRYLEANGLDANPRIIQKLKKFHDPFAIKMTQALDIILTEEIAHVKKGDFWFRWACEQAGCEDIEKEYFQRIEKIYPGTLHSKTEVNIEARKKAGFSCREIELLSKERIDCG from the coding sequence ATGGAATTTTTTCAAACGTTAGAAGCAATTATACAGATATCTGATCCGTACGAGAAGATGGAACAGTTTAAAAGGTTTTATACATTGTTTCAAAATGGCTCAATTCCAATGAATCACGAACAAAAAAGTATTATGTTTCATGAGCCCTCTTTTCGAGGTTTTTGCGAGATTGTTGATCCCCAAAAGGTACCAAGAAGAAGCAGATTCGGAACCGCTGAGGGGCGTGCAATACTTCTGCATGCCATAGCGCATATTGAGTATAGTGCCATTGATCTTGCATTGGATGCAGCCTATAGATTTAAAAATTTGCCAAAGCAGTTTTATAAAGACTGGTTGCAGGTAGCAGATGATGAATGTAGACACTTTTTAATGATAGATTCGCTTTTAAAAGAGCTTGGATACAGGTATGGTGATTTTCCTGTACATCAAGGCTTGTTTGATGCGGGCAAGGCGAGTCAAACCTTAATTGATCGGATGGCTGTTGTCCCAAGATATTTGGAAGCAAATGGACTTGATGCCAATCCCAGAATCATTCAAAAATTAAAAAAATTTCATGACCCTTTTGCTATAAAAATGACACAAGCACTCGATATTATACTTACTGAAGAGATAGCCCATGTGAAAAAGGGAGATTTTTGGTTTCGTTGGGCTTGTGAACAAGCGGGATGTGAAGATATTGAAAAAGAGTATTTTCAAAGAATCGAGAAAATCTACCCCGGAACGCTTCATAGCAAAACGGAGGTGAATATCGAAGCAAGAAAAAAAGCGGGTTTTAGTTGCCGTGAGATAGAGCTATTATCAAAAGAGAGAATAGATTGTGGATAA
- the radA gene encoding DNA repair protein RadA yields MAKKSIYECQHCGYQSAKWMGKCVNCGAWESFIEISHKDQKIQKKAQKSSLSQPKPITEIEKEKIHRISTGSEELDLVLGGGLVEGSLVLVGGSPGVGKSTLLLKTCANLAKSGKKVLYVSAEESASQIKMRADRIEANHPNLFLLNELILENIVSHLHTDSYDLLVIDSIQTIYSEEITTAPGTVSQVKAVTFELMRIAKSMKLPVFIIGHITKEGSIAGPRVLEHMVDTVLYFEGDSSKEIRMLRGFKNRFGSISEVGIFEMTQKGLMSAKNISKRFFQRGSSQIGSAATVVMEGSRPIILEVQALVAETGYPTPKRSTTGYDASRLTMLLALLEKKLDLPFNQYDVFVNIAGGIKIAETAADLAIVAAILSSFRNRPLSEETIFLGEVGLTGEIKDIMMLDNRLKEAASQGFTKAVVPSKPLQSIAIKTYAVRSVEQIIDWM; encoded by the coding sequence ATGGCAAAAAAGAGTATTTATGAATGCCAACATTGTGGATATCAGAGTGCCAAATGGATGGGAAAATGCGTCAATTGCGGCGCATGGGAATCCTTCATAGAAATCAGCCATAAAGATCAAAAAATCCAAAAAAAAGCGCAAAAAAGCTCTTTATCGCAACCAAAACCTATTACAGAAATAGAAAAAGAGAAAATTCATCGGATATCAACCGGTAGCGAAGAACTTGACCTTGTATTAGGCGGAGGCTTGGTCGAAGGTTCCCTTGTTTTGGTAGGTGGAAGTCCCGGAGTAGGCAAATCGACACTTTTGCTTAAAACCTGTGCCAATCTTGCAAAAAGCGGGAAAAAAGTTTTGTACGTCAGTGCTGAAGAGTCCGCAAGTCAGATAAAAATGCGAGCCGATAGGATTGAAGCGAACCATCCCAATCTCTTTTTATTGAATGAACTCATTTTGGAAAATATAGTGTCGCATCTTCACACAGATAGCTATGATCTTCTTGTTATCGACTCAATTCAAACGATCTATTCTGAAGAGATTACGACAGCTCCTGGAACAGTCAGCCAGGTCAAAGCAGTGACATTTGAGCTGATGAGGATTGCGAAATCGATGAAACTCCCTGTTTTTATCATCGGACATATCACCAAAGAGGGATCTATCGCTGGTCCCAGGGTCCTTGAACATATGGTAGATACGGTACTCTATTTTGAAGGGGACAGTTCAAAAGAGATACGAATGCTCAGAGGCTTTAAAAACAGATTTGGCAGCATCAGCGAAGTCGGTATTTTCGAAATGACGCAAAAAGGACTCATGAGTGCAAAAAATATCTCCAAACGTTTTTTTCAAAGAGGATCCTCTCAGATCGGATCGGCAGCCACTGTGGTAATGGAAGGAAGCAGACCCATTATTTTGGAAGTTCAGGCTCTTGTGGCAGAAACGGGTTATCCAACTCCAAAAAGAAGCACAACAGGATACGACGCAAGCAGACTCACGATGCTTTTGGCACTGCTTGAAAAAAAACTCGATTTACCATTCAATCAATACGATGTTTTTGTCAATATCGCAGGAGGCATCAAAATTGCAGAAACCGCTGCAGATTTGGCAATTGTCGCTGCCATTTTAAGTAGTTTTCGCAATAGACCACTCAGTGAGGAGACCATTTTTTTGGGAGAAGTTGGACTGACTGGAGAAATAAAAGATATAATGATGCTGGATAATCGTCTCAAGGAAGCCGCAAGTCAAGGTTTTACAAAGGCGGTAGTCCCTTCAAAACCATTGCAAAGCATAGCGATCAAGACATATGCGGTACGTAGCGTTGAACAGATTATAGACTGGATGTAA
- a CDS encoding hotdog domain-containing protein has translation MELRTHKNIDPTLSGRVIELRPDYAKVALQTSQIMAADERGLVHGGFTFSAADFAAMAAVNEPYVVLSSAEVRFTAPVQVGDNVVFEAQVVQKEGKKAFIDVVGRVEDQKVFAGSFVTFIPQTHILDR, from the coding sequence ATGGAGCTTAGGACGCATAAAAACATTGATCCGACATTGAGTGGACGTGTGATAGAGCTAAGGCCGGATTACGCAAAGGTTGCGCTTCAAACGTCACAAATAATGGCTGCCGATGAACGAGGGTTAGTACATGGTGGATTTACTTTTAGTGCCGCAGATTTTGCGGCAATGGCGGCAGTCAATGAACCGTATGTGGTACTGAGCAGTGCCGAAGTTCGATTTACTGCGCCTGTGCAGGTAGGTGATAATGTTGTTTTTGAGGCCCAAGTAGTGCAAAAAGAGGGGAAAAAAGCATTCATTGATGTGGTTGGTAGAGTGGAAGACCAAAAGGTCTTCGCAGGAAGTTTCGTTACATTTATTCCGCAGACTCATATTTTAGACAGATAA
- a CDS encoding 5-formyltetrahydrofolate cyclo-ligase — MSSPKERFRNRCKEKLLQKPVSRKLHKMLQANLQFILDALNPNNMLVFMPMAHEPDLLGFFAHLRRKKNIFVPFMQGQSFKMVKFRLPIKRGKFGIKEPSNSFFETKIDIVLIPVIGVDGDFRRIGFGKGMYDRFMAALPYQPIVIFVQTKECLIKERICDTYDVRGDFLITPKKIYIRGDSDVGRDFSRKFCSNHKRRCRIFTVEKN, encoded by the coding sequence ATGAGTTCACCTAAAGAGCGTTTTCGAAACAGATGCAAAGAGAAACTTTTACAAAAACCGGTTTCAAGAAAGCTACACAAGATGCTTCAAGCAAACCTTCAATTTATTCTTGATGCACTCAATCCAAACAATATGCTCGTTTTTATGCCAATGGCTCATGAGCCTGATCTTTTAGGATTTTTCGCTCATCTTAGAAGGAAAAAAAATATATTTGTTCCCTTTATGCAAGGGCAAAGTTTCAAGATGGTAAAATTCAGACTACCTATAAAAAGAGGAAAATTTGGCATAAAAGAGCCGTCCAACTCTTTTTTTGAAACAAAAATTGATATAGTTTTGATTCCCGTCATCGGGGTAGACGGGGATTTTCGTCGAATCGGATTTGGTAAAGGGATGTACGATAGGTTCATGGCTGCTTTGCCATATCAGCCGATTGTGATCTTTGTACAAACAAAAGAGTGTCTGATAAAAGAGAGAATCTGTGATACGTATGATGTACGTGGAGATTTTTTAATTACCCCGAAAAAAATTTATATACGAGGGGATAGTGATGTGGGTAGAGATTTTAGTAGGAAGTTCTGCAGCAATCATAAGCGGCGCTGCAGGATATTTACTGTCGAAAAAAATTGA
- a CDS encoding cation diffusion facilitator family transporter produces MTLQKKATVVASVVATILVCIKLIIGILSGSAAVLASAIDSILDIAVSMFNYFAISKAEKAPTEKFNYGLGKIEALAAVIEGTIITISGLFIFYKGVDNIWHRKQIAYLDDSIIVMVISIILTGGLVFFLNYVYKKTKNMVVKSDALHYKTDLFSNSAVLLSLAIIYFTGWHWIDGIFGIAIAVYIIKEAFELIKEGTLILLDVALDEKYVEKIKQIITEQPEVTDYHYLRTRRSGDTNFVDVHVVFTPDISLLDAHRVSDKIEEEIKKLDPDSEWNITIHLDPYDDSPHND; encoded by the coding sequence ATGACTTTGCAGAAAAAAGCAACTGTTGTAGCAAGTGTTGTCGCTACGATTTTGGTATGTATCAAGCTCATTATAGGTATTTTGAGCGGCTCTGCAGCTGTTTTAGCAAGTGCAATCGATTCGATTCTCGATATCGCAGTATCGATGTTTAACTATTTTGCCATTTCAAAAGCGGAAAAAGCACCAACGGAAAAATTCAACTATGGACTAGGCAAGATAGAGGCACTTGCCGCTGTCATCGAGGGAACTATCATCACCATATCGGGGCTCTTTATTTTTTACAAAGGAGTCGACAATATCTGGCATCGAAAACAGATAGCCTATCTTGACGATTCTATAATCGTCATGGTGATTTCCATTATTCTTACAGGGGGACTCGTCTTTTTTCTCAATTATGTCTATAAAAAAACAAAAAACATGGTCGTCAAATCGGATGCCCTGCACTACAAAACAGACCTTTTTTCAAACTCTGCTGTTTTACTCTCACTGGCCATCATCTACTTTACCGGATGGCACTGGATCGATGGCATTTTTGGTATAGCAATAGCCGTATATATCATTAAAGAGGCTTTTGAACTCATTAAAGAGGGGACGCTTATTCTTTTGGATGTAGCGTTGGATGAAAAATATGTGGAAAAGATCAAACAGATAATCACAGAGCAACCGGAAGTAACCGACTATCACTATTTGCGGACAAGAAGAAGTGGAGATACGAACTTTGTCGATGTACACGTAGTTTTTACGCCTGACATCTCCCTTTTAGATGCACATAGGGTTTCAGACAAAATCGAAGAGGAGATTAAGAAGCTCGATCCCGATTCAGAGTGGAATATCACAATCCATCTCGACCCTTACGACGACTCTCCTCACAACGATTGA
- the rny gene encoding ribonuclease Y, with translation MWVEILVGSSAAIISGAAGYLLSKKIEKDKLKIYEEQARAKAKAIEHEAEKILQNAQVQVKEAELELKKDFEKKLEELKRDYDERFSELMEKEMSLKQMFKDELKHITLEKQEIKAEREEVNRLKNEYEELKKRYEEKYQEVLEALQQQAGLTLEEAKNLILQKAEEESRLEIANIVRKYEEEAKREAKRRANYIIAQATTRFAGEFAAERLINTVSIPSEDIKGRIIGKEGRNIKTLEMLLGVDIIIDDTPNAIILSSFNLYRRAIATKVIELLVEDGRIQPSRIEEIYEKVKEEFDQQLLEEGENIVIDLGIGPIHPEIVKLIGRLKFRASYGQNALGHSLEVAHLAGIMAAEMGGDEVMAKRAGLLHDIGKALTHEYSGSHVDLGAEICKRYKEPDVVINAIYAHHGHEEPRSIEAAAVCAADTLSAARPGARREVLEAFLKRVQAIEEIALSKPGVKKAYAINAGREVRVIVNAELVNDNEAVLLAKEIAKDIESGVQYPGEIKVNVIRENRAIEYAR, from the coding sequence ATGTGGGTAGAGATTTTAGTAGGAAGTTCTGCAGCAATCATAAGCGGCGCTGCAGGATATTTACTGTCGAAAAAAATTGAAAAAGATAAATTAAAAATATATGAAGAACAAGCCAGAGCCAAGGCCAAAGCGATTGAGCATGAAGCTGAAAAGATTTTGCAAAATGCCCAGGTCCAAGTCAAAGAGGCCGAGCTTGAATTAAAAAAAGATTTTGAAAAGAAACTTGAAGAGCTGAAACGTGATTATGATGAGCGATTCAGTGAACTGATGGAAAAAGAGATGTCCTTGAAACAGATGTTCAAGGACGAACTCAAACACATTACCCTTGAAAAGCAGGAGATTAAAGCTGAAAGGGAAGAGGTTAATAGACTTAAAAACGAGTATGAAGAGCTGAAAAAACGGTATGAAGAGAAATATCAAGAAGTTCTAGAGGCGTTGCAACAGCAAGCGGGTCTGACGCTTGAAGAGGCAAAAAATCTCATCTTGCAAAAAGCAGAAGAAGAGAGTCGTCTTGAAATTGCCAATATTGTGAGAAAATATGAAGAAGAGGCAAAAAGAGAAGCAAAACGAAGAGCAAACTACATTATTGCCCAGGCGACGACGAGGTTTGCAGGAGAGTTTGCAGCGGAGCGTCTTATCAATACTGTCAGTATTCCAAGTGAAGATATCAAGGGCCGCATCATCGGAAAAGAGGGACGCAATATCAAGACTTTGGAGATGCTGCTTGGTGTGGACATCATCATAGATGATACGCCTAATGCGATTATTTTGAGCTCTTTCAATCTCTATAGACGGGCTATTGCGACGAAGGTAATCGAACTTTTGGTTGAAGATGGAAGAATTCAGCCTTCAAGAATCGAAGAGATTTATGAAAAGGTGAAAGAGGAGTTTGACCAGCAGCTTCTGGAAGAGGGCGAAAATATCGTGATTGACCTAGGAATTGGACCGATACATCCAGAGATCGTAAAACTGATCGGTCGCCTCAAATTTCGGGCAAGTTATGGGCAAAACGCTTTGGGTCACTCCTTGGAGGTGGCCCATTTAGCCGGTATCATGGCTGCAGAGATGGGTGGTGATGAAGTGATGGCAAAACGTGCAGGGCTTTTGCATGATATCGGCAAGGCCTTAACGCATGAATATAGCGGAAGCCATGTGGATTTGGGTGCCGAAATCTGTAAACGCTACAAAGAACCGGATGTTGTTATCAACGCTATTTATGCTCACCATGGCCACGAAGAGCCAAGAAGCATTGAGGCTGCAGCAGTATGTGCAGCAGATACTCTCAGTGCAGCAAGACCGGGTGCTCGACGGGAAGTACTTGAAGCCTTTTTAAAACGAGTCCAGGCCATTGAAGAGATAGCATTGAGCAAACCAGGAGTCAAAAAAGCGTACGCCATCAATGCAGGACGAGAAGTGAGAGTCATTGTCAATGCAGAGCTTGTCAATGATAACGAGGCGGTTCTTCTTGCCAAGGAGATTGCAAAAGATATCGAATCTGGGGTTCAATATCCCGGAGAGATCAAAGTCAATGTCATCAGAGAAAATAGGGCGATAGAGTACGCCCGATAA
- a CDS encoding MBL fold metallo-hydrolase, giving the protein MQIKYQPMGQYQTNCYIVTINDKDFIVDPGVGATPWVLENVTNPVAILNTHGHFDHIWSNAELKEKLNIPIIIHEKDAFFLQKDQFGMQMPKSEPDILVQGDQTVDIAGEKITFLHFPGHTPGCSVIDFGDFWCSGDFIFKGSIGRVDFPYSDPEAMKESLKKFKTLPYDKPVYPGHGDPTSVRSEQRFVDYWLRAI; this is encoded by the coding sequence TTGCAAATCAAATATCAACCAATGGGTCAATATCAAACAAATTGCTATATTGTAACAATTAACGACAAAGATTTCATCGTGGATCCTGGCGTAGGAGCCACACCTTGGGTTTTGGAAAATGTTACAAATCCTGTTGCCATACTCAATACACACGGTCATTTCGATCATATTTGGAGCAATGCAGAACTCAAAGAGAAGCTCAATATCCCTATCATTATCCATGAAAAGGATGCTTTTTTCCTACAAAAAGATCAGTTTGGGATGCAGATGCCAAAAAGCGAACCAGATATCCTTGTACAAGGTGATCAAACAGTTGATATTGCAGGAGAAAAGATTACATTCTTACACTTTCCAGGTCATACGCCAGGATGCAGCGTTATCGATTTTGGTGATTTTTGGTGTAGTGGGGACTTTATTTTTAAAGGTAGTATCGGCAGGGTCGATTTCCCCTACTCTGATCCAGAGGCTATGAAAGAGAGTCTTAAAAAATTCAAGACCCTCCCATACGATAAACCGGTCTATCCAGGACACGGAGATCCCACATCTGTTCGCTCGGAACAGCGGTTTGTCGATTACTGGCTTCGAGCTATATAA
- the cmoB gene encoding tRNA 5-methoxyuridine(34)/uridine 5-oxyacetic acid(34) synthase CmoB, with protein MGIEEIKSERERWLQWKNIAPLREKLCQLPKVECDVELGDIIKITGDIPQSIQEQIFETAWAMRPWRKGPFEIFGTYIDSEWKSYIKYNLLEPHFDLEGKDVADIGCNNGYYMFRMLTHHPKSLTGFDPSPLFRTQFDFINHFVQSSIVYELLGVEHLPLYRKKFDVIFCLGVLYHRSDPIAMLKWLKQGLKECGEIFLDTFYIEGEDPVALCPAKTYSKIPNVHFVPTIKALQNWCEKAGFEYFEILATKPTTFEEQRKTDWILGESLEDFLDPADPQRTVEGYPAPKRVYIKLRRKR; from the coding sequence ATGGGGATAGAGGAAATCAAGAGTGAACGTGAAAGATGGCTACAATGGAAAAACATAGCACCACTTAGAGAAAAGCTTTGCCAACTTCCTAAAGTAGAGTGCGATGTGGAGCTTGGAGATATCATAAAGATTACTGGAGATATACCACAAAGTATACAAGAACAGATTTTTGAGACGGCATGGGCTATGAGACCATGGAGGAAAGGGCCATTTGAGATTTTTGGCACATATATCGACAGTGAATGGAAAAGCTATATCAAATACAATCTTTTAGAGCCCCATTTTGATCTTGAAGGAAAGGACGTAGCGGATATTGGTTGCAACAATGGCTACTATATGTTTCGTATGCTCACACATCATCCAAAATCTTTAACGGGATTTGATCCCTCTCCACTGTTTCGAACGCAGTTTGATTTCATCAATCATTTTGTCCAAAGCAGTATCGTTTATGAGCTTTTGGGTGTAGAACATCTTCCTTTGTATAGGAAAAAGTTTGATGTCATCTTTTGTCTTGGAGTGCTCTATCATAGAAGCGATCCCATAGCGATGCTCAAATGGCTCAAGCAAGGTTTGAAAGAGTGTGGCGAGATTTTTTTGGATACCTTTTACATCGAAGGAGAGGATCCAGTTGCGCTGTGTCCGGCTAAAACCTACTCAAAAATTCCAAATGTCCATTTCGTTCCAACCATCAAAGCACTGCAAAACTGGTGCGAAAAGGCTGGATTTGAATATTTTGAAATATTGGCAACAAAACCGACTACATTTGAAGAACAAAGAAAAACGGATTGGATTTTGGGTGAGAGTCTGGAAGATTTTTTGGATCCAGCTGATCCTCAACGAACAGTAGAGGGATATCCCGCACCCAAACGGGTTTATATAAAGTTACGGAGAAAAAGATGA
- a CDS encoding thioredoxin-like domain-containing protein: protein MQKFFLPLLIILLFLTGCTKKEEKQKKVSKEVEKPVIKETPPVYTFYDTSNHKRVVKIVDDKFIIPNGKNIEIFVFFATWCPSCKAEIPELNELYKTFQNRIDIIALPLDKKNLEEFIQENHMDYFVSRSVDHNLQFAQKVYAMLQAGANMPIPLTLILQDGKYYMHYIGAVPYEIFHSDIKKALGE from the coding sequence ATGCAAAAATTTTTTCTCCCTCTTTTGATAATACTGCTCTTTTTAACAGGATGTACAAAGAAAGAAGAGAAACAAAAAAAGGTTTCAAAAGAAGTTGAAAAACCGGTTATAAAAGAGACACCACCTGTTTATACATTTTATGATACAAGCAATCATAAAAGAGTTGTCAAAATTGTTGATGACAAATTTATCATTCCCAATGGAAAAAATATTGAGATATTTGTCTTTTTTGCCACATGGTGCCCTTCATGCAAAGCTGAAATTCCTGAACTCAATGAACTGTATAAAACTTTTCAAAATAGAATCGATATCATAGCTCTACCTTTAGATAAGAAAAATCTGGAAGAGTTTATACAAGAAAATCACATGGACTATTTTGTCTCACGCTCTGTTGATCACAATCTGCAATTCGCCCAAAAAGTGTATGCAATGCTTCAAGCAGGAGCCAATATGCCAATACCCTTGACATTAATTTTACAAGATGGCAAATATTATATGCACTATATCGGAGCTGTTCCGTATGAGATCTTTCATAGTGATATCAAAAAGGCTTTAGGAGAATAA